AGGTAGAAGGTGGCCCAAGATCACATTATGGCGGAACCGATAATACCGACAATTCAGGTATTATGAAGTATTGCCGTATTGAATATGGTGGTTATCCTTTCCAACCCGATAAAGAGATTAATGGTTTAACATTCGCAGGTGTAGGTTCTGGTACTACAATTGACTATATCCAAGTTTCATATTGTGGCGATGATTCATTCGAATGGTTTGGTGGTCAGGTTAACTGTAAACACCTTATTGCTTTCCGTGGTCAGGATGATGAATTCGATACTGATAATGGTTTCAGCGGCAAACTTCAGTATTTACTTGGTCTTCGCGATTACAGAAAAGCTGACGTATCCGGTTCAAATGGTTTTGAATCTGATAATGATGCTACTGGTTCTGGTAATTCACCTATAACAAGCCCAGTATTTTCAAATGTAACCTTAATTGGGCCAATGGATACAACCACAAAAACAAGTTATAGTTCAGATTTCAAACGTTCAATGCACTTAAGAAGAAATACTAAACTTTCAGTATTCAATTCAGTATTTGCGGGTTGGCCAACTGGATTATATTTAGATGGTAGCACCACATGGGCTAATGCACAAAGTGGCGATTTACAAATGAAAAACTGCGCTTTGGTTGGTATGAAATTGAACTATGAAGTTCCATCAGGCAGCTCATTTACAGCAATCGATGTTCAAAACTGGTACACAGATGCATCAAAGAATAATACAACTTATGTTGGTCCATTAAAGGCTAAAATTAAAGGAGCGTTCCTAACCTCAACTGAATCGACAGTTCCAGTTGTTCTTCCTCTAGCTGGTTCACCACTTTTAACTGGTGCTGATTATACAGATACTAAACTAACCGATGCTTTCTTTATTAAAACGGGTACATTCATTGGAGCATTTGGTGCTGAAGATTGGACTGCGGGTTGGGCTAATTGGAATCCACAACAAACAACATACTAATTGGGGTTAATGTTTATTCTTTTTTTTCTATTAAGATGCCTCTTAAGTGGGGCATCTTCTTTTTTATACCTTTTTCATTAACGCAGCTAACTGTTTTTTACTATATAATCTTTTACTAAAACGTAAAATTCACCATAAAAAATCAAGAAAACAGAATAAATAAAAATTCTACCTTTACACCTCCTTTTTTCCTCAAACCAAATTATTTAATCATTTTATATCATAATTGATTATCTTGCCATAAAACAAAAAACATCAAGTTTAAAAGAATATGATAATAAGTAACGAATATATTAATAAGTCAGCTATTATAGCAAAGAATAAAAATGTTACCTATAGCGAACTATTCATAAGTATAGAGCAATACTCTCAACTTTTTAATAATAGGAACTACAAAAAGGTAGCCATCTACTCCGAAAATTGTATTGAGTGGATTTACGCATTCTACGCTGCTTTACAAAATAATTGCATTGCTGTTCCAGTCGACTTCATGGCTTCAAACGAAGATGTTACGTTCATTCTAAACGATTGTAAACCTGAACTGATTTTCTCAAGCTCTGGGCAGAAGGTTGAACTTGAACGTATAATGCAAGGGTTAACCTATAAACCAGAAGTGCTTATTATCGGGGAGATTGAACTCCCTAAAGTAGAAGAACAGGTGAAACCTGTAGAACTGAAAAATATCGACCAAACAGCTGTAATAATATATACATCAGGCACAACCGGAACCCCTAAAGGGGTTATGCTCTCATACAAAAGTATTATTGAAAACATTTATGGAGTATCAAAGCATGTCGAAATTTTCACTCCTGAAAGAGAAGTGCTTATGCTCCTTCCATTGCATCATGTATTCCCATTAGTTGGGACAATGATGGCTCCTCTTTTTGTTGGAGGAACAATTGTTATGTCCCCCTCGATGCAATCTGCTGATTTGATGGAAACTTTTAAGAATAACCATATCGCTATTATGATTGGTGTTCCTCGATTTTATGAGTTAATCTATAAGGGTATAAAAGCTAAAATTGATGTGAGTTTTGTTGCTCGTAGCTTGTTCAAAATTGTAGGAATGACGGGTAGTAAAACTTTAGGGAAAAAGATTTTCGGAAAAGTTCATCGCAGTTTTGGAGGTCAATTGCAGTTTCTTGTTGCAGGTGGTGCTGCACTAAACAAGGAGGTTGGCCGTTTCTTTAAAACCCTCGGTTTTGAGGTTCTCGAAGGCTTTGGC
This genomic interval from Bacteroidales bacterium contains the following:
- a CDS encoding Ig domain-containing protein; this translates as MKTIRKSFNLVVLMLAIVSMGLTSCKKEDKNVTGITLDQSTLTVKVGESKLLTATVAPVDADTKTVTWSSSDITVAAVGNDGTVLGVKIGTATITVTTIDGAKTATCNVSVGQAGNQVTMQGEVKGNRTLSADSTYLLKGFVYVINGATLTIPAGTVIKGEKATMGSLIIEKGGKIDAQGTAAHPIVFTSNQAPGARTYGDWGGVILCGKAIINQTGGDAQVEGGPRSHYGGTDNTDNSGIMKYCRIEYGGYPFQPDKEINGLTFAGVGSGTTIDYIQVSYCGDDSFEWFGGQVNCKHLIAFRGQDDEFDTDNGFSGKLQYLLGLRDYRKADVSGSNGFESDNDATGSGNSPITSPVFSNVTLIGPMDTTTKTSYSSDFKRSMHLRRNTKLSVFNSVFAGWPTGLYLDGSTTWANAQSGDLQMKNCALVGMKLNYEVPSGSSFTAIDVQNWYTDASKNNTTYVGPLKAKIKGAFLTSTESTVPVVLPLAGSPLLTGADYTDTKLTDAFFIKTGTFIGAFGAEDWTAGWANWNPQQTTY